A single window of Desulfovibrio sp. G11 DNA harbors:
- a CDS encoding tyrosine-type recombinase/integrase has translation MATFTSKKKGSPKRWKGQVWFQGRMAAVKWFGSSKADEKNAIAWEVTTRKELEEAAAAAPEEMIPLASKPQRVTVLEWGTAYLEECQRRNTLATFKEKRDGFRRFIRYLEQTKGLSPDDSVESFDRKKARKYLAWQHDQRGPNCSNKDRKILTTAWKWGAAYLDHFPLDMPDPFLACQRYAEIRVPRYIPPEEDFWKVYEAAPEREKAMLTCFLNLAARKGELLKLTWQDVDFERGTVVLTTRKTRTGTVKRDEMPMNEEVRATMLWLWQYRQGKGNHVFTCPVEPYIGQPYKTAAHVMKRLCAKAKVKPFGFHAIRHLAATILAQEGKSLFAIQHALRHEKQTTTDRYLHSLGAFSEVSDALSVLASRGPANRHTLFPAPSSPLSKKEAFADKKEEKQVGEAKAIVIRRKQGRTSEKLIATGTE, from the coding sequence ATGGCAACCTTCACGAGCAAGAAAAAAGGCTCCCCCAAGCGTTGGAAAGGGCAAGTCTGGTTTCAGGGCAGGATGGCAGCAGTAAAATGGTTCGGCAGCAGCAAGGCCGACGAAAAAAATGCCATAGCCTGGGAAGTGACCACCAGAAAGGAACTGGAGGAAGCAGCCGCAGCAGCACCCGAAGAAATGATCCCTTTGGCCTCCAAGCCCCAAAGGGTGACGGTTCTTGAATGGGGAACGGCCTACCTTGAGGAATGTCAGCGGCGCAATACTCTGGCAACCTTCAAAGAGAAGCGTGACGGCTTTCGGCGGTTCATCCGCTACCTTGAACAGACCAAGGGACTGTCGCCAGATGATTCAGTTGAATCCTTCGACAGAAAAAAGGCCCGCAAGTACCTTGCCTGGCAGCATGACCAACGCGGCCCCAACTGCTCCAACAAAGATCGAAAAATCTTGACTACCGCCTGGAAGTGGGGCGCAGCCTACCTCGACCATTTTCCGCTGGATATGCCGGATCCTTTTCTGGCCTGCCAGCGGTATGCTGAAATCCGTGTTCCCCGGTACATTCCGCCGGAAGAGGATTTCTGGAAGGTCTATGAGGCGGCCCCGGAACGCGAGAAGGCCATGCTGACCTGCTTTCTCAACCTTGCGGCCCGTAAGGGCGAACTTCTCAAGTTGACTTGGCAGGATGTGGACTTTGAGCGTGGCACAGTGGTGCTGACCACACGCAAAACCCGCACAGGCACGGTAAAACGTGACGAAATGCCCATGAATGAAGAAGTGCGGGCCACCATGCTCTGGCTGTGGCAATACCGCCAGGGCAAGGGGAACCATGTATTCACCTGCCCGGTGGAGCCGTACATCGGGCAACCATACAAAACGGCAGCCCACGTAATGAAAAGGCTTTGCGCCAAGGCCAAGGTGAAACCATTCGGGTTTCACGCCATCCGGCATCTGGCCGCCACCATCTTGGCACAGGAGGGCAAAAGCCTCTTTGCCATCCAGCACGCCCTGCGACACGAAAAGCAGACAACCACGGACAGATACCTGCACAGCCTTGGAGCATTCTCGGAAGTTTCGGATGCTCTGAGCGTACTGGCAAGCCGTGGCCCTGCCAATCGTCACACGCTCTTTCCTGCTCCTTCTTCGCCTTTATCAAAAAAGGAAGCCTTTGCAGACAAAAAGGAAGAGAAGCAGGTGGGGGAGGCAAAGGCAATTGTGATTCGCCGCAAGCAAGGGCGAACTTCCGAAAAACTTATCGCAACAGGTACGGAGTAG
- a CDS encoding MobA/MobL family protein — protein sequence MAIYHLHMQTISRADGRSAVAAAAYRAASRLTAADGRVFDFRRKQGVVAREIFVPEGCPAIGRQDLWLLAERTEKRKNSTLAREMDMAIPVELSKVERFKLAAQFCRWLAQEYQVAVDCCMHRKDRNDQEENPHIHVMFTTRRYSQEGTLGAKTRELDDLKTRKTHLLHIRERWANFCNEYLQFYGKIIDHRSFKDQGIDALPQIHVGSAATTMARRGLETERGALNRDIQNTNSEILQLQQEIENAKCLGNGSGRECTEGTQKYGAKDSELSEKIGAGGGQQRLGAGSSTYGFGSQGTVGGQSPTPEDGQRRNPTIPLHTDSGGTSGGSGGRPCPVEDGRPAYDAHANRTERVAALEVLAHSCVSTSKEIQSDIHALVEVVNLRCLESSIRQRRLQRLKEPSMEVIVECGRVIKEILHTVDRVNAQAIHKTLLFSAPQPSSRLVTLTEKAKDIIAVGQSIQKEILAAVDHRNVQYIQEYLDRRRLREFKASCLDISVECDRTIREIFEATDRLDARFIEQWLARHSAPNFIDEQEISLLKPPYCPYVVRINLENDEPPQWMESNGVIRTNLDTPETSGPDLAEGAPDSPDDTEINNAPT from the coding sequence GTGGCGATTTATCATCTCCATATGCAGACCATCAGTCGCGCTGACGGCAGAAGTGCGGTAGCCGCCGCTGCCTACAGGGCCGCTTCTCGTCTGACGGCTGCCGATGGCCGTGTGTTCGACTTTCGACGCAAGCAAGGAGTGGTGGCGCGAGAAATTTTTGTACCTGAAGGTTGTCCCGCCATCGGCAGGCAAGATTTGTGGTTGCTGGCAGAGCGTACAGAAAAACGCAAAAACTCCACCCTGGCCCGCGAAATGGATATGGCCATTCCTGTGGAGCTGAGCAAGGTGGAGCGGTTCAAGCTTGCGGCCCAATTTTGCCGCTGGCTTGCGCAGGAATATCAGGTGGCAGTGGATTGCTGCATGCACAGGAAGGACAGAAATGATCAAGAGGAGAATCCACACATACATGTCATGTTCACGACTCGCCGCTATTCGCAGGAGGGGACGTTGGGCGCAAAAACCCGTGAGCTTGATGACCTGAAAACGCGAAAAACGCACCTCCTGCATATTCGTGAAAGATGGGCGAATTTCTGCAATGAGTATCTCCAATTTTATGGAAAAATAATAGATCATCGCTCCTTTAAAGATCAGGGAATTGATGCATTGCCGCAAATTCATGTGGGTTCTGCGGCAACAACAATGGCTCGCCGTGGGCTGGAAACAGAGCGTGGCGCACTTAACCGGGATATTCAGAATACTAATTCTGAAATTCTACAACTGCAACAGGAGATTGAAAATGCCAAATGCTTGGGAAATGGAAGTGGCAGAGAATGTACAGAGGGAACTCAAAAATATGGAGCCAAAGATAGCGAGCTATCTGAGAAAATTGGTGCAGGAGGAGGCCAACAACGATTGGGGGCAGGCTCTAGTACTTATGGATTTGGTTCACAAGGAACTGTTGGAGGTCAAAGCCCAACTCCAGAAGATGGGCAAAGGAGAAATCCCACCATCCCACTCCATACAGACTCTGGTGGCACGTCTGGAGGCTCTGGAGGAAGGCCATGCCCAGTTGAAGACGGACGTCCGGCTTATGATGCCCACGCAAACCGAACAGAGCGGGTAGCAGCCTTGGAGGTGCTGGCACACAGCTGCGTCAGCACCTCCAAGGAAATTCAAAGTGATATCCATGCTCTGGTTGAAGTTGTAAACTTGCGCTGTCTTGAAAGCAGTATTCGCCAACGCCGATTGCAGCGCCTTAAAGAACCCAGCATGGAAGTCATTGTGGAATGCGGGCGTGTTATCAAAGAAATTCTTCATACCGTGGATAGGGTTAACGCGCAGGCCATCCATAAGACGCTGCTATTCTCCGCACCACAGCCTTCATCGCGCCTCGTTACCCTCACCGAAAAGGCTAAGGACATCATTGCTGTCGGCCAGAGTATTCAAAAAGAAATTCTGGCGGCTGTTGATCACAGAAACGTTCAATATATCCAGGAGTATCTGGATAGAAGACGCCTCAGAGAATTCAAAGCGTCCTGTCTTGACATTAGTGTTGAATGCGACCGCACAATCCGAGAAATTTTCGAGGCCACAGACAGGTTGGATGCCCGCTTCATAGAGCAATGGCTTGCCCGGCACAGCGCACCAAACTTTATTGATGAGCAAGAAATATCCTTGCTTAAGCCGCCATACTGCCCCTATGTGGTCAGAATAAATCTGGAAAATGATGAACCCCCCCAATGGATGGAGTCCAATGGCGTGATTCGGACAAATCTTGATACCCCGGAAACATCTGGGCCGGACCTCGCAGAGGGGGCTCCCGACAGCCCAGATGATACGGAAATAAACAATGCGCCTACATAG
- a CDS encoding IS4 family transposase: MPHKEILDLSHHTTLFSQLLSLIPGHVFEKLERKHKTGRSSRQFGFKEQFTVMAFIQLAARRSLRDGLRALEAAKRRLYHLGLKSVARSTVADANNSRPVEFFKDLFAEMYGLCHLRAPRHKFRFKCKLYSMDATTISLCLSIFPWASFRRNKAGVKVNTVLDHDGYIPAFLDINNAKTHESRMAKSLSLPKGSIVTFDKGYICYSWFRMLTAKGIFFVTRMKSNAAYKLVDRRAVDRKTGVTSDHIIDVSSRGKTTRLRRIGYRDAKTGKRYEFLTNHFRLSAKTIADIYKERWQIEIFFREVKQNLHIKSFVGRSENAVHIQIYTALTVYLLLAYQKFLSKLGLSVQQLFELICLNLFGKDSLEELLNPRRRKTINTYSYSLLAMGA; encoded by the coding sequence TTGCCACACAAGGAGATTTTGGACTTGAGCCATCATACTACACTCTTCTCTCAACTGCTATCCCTGATACCGGGACATGTTTTTGAAAAACTCGAACGCAAGCACAAAACTGGCCGCTCTTCACGCCAATTTGGATTCAAGGAGCAATTCACCGTCATGGCCTTTATCCAACTCGCTGCAAGGCGCTCTTTACGCGATGGGCTTCGCGCCTTGGAGGCGGCCAAGAGACGGCTGTATCACCTCGGCTTGAAATCAGTAGCGCGTTCCACGGTTGCCGATGCCAACAATTCAAGGCCTGTGGAATTTTTCAAAGACCTGTTCGCTGAAATGTATGGCCTGTGCCATCTTCGTGCGCCTCGTCACAAATTCCGCTTCAAGTGCAAGCTGTACAGCATGGACGCCACCACCATCAGCCTATGCCTGTCCATCTTTCCCTGGGCGTCGTTCCGGCGGAACAAGGCTGGCGTGAAAGTAAATACCGTGCTTGACCACGATGGCTACATTCCCGCTTTTCTCGATATCAACAATGCCAAAACCCACGAAAGCCGCATGGCCAAAAGTCTTTCATTGCCAAAGGGTTCCATCGTCACCTTCGATAAAGGCTATATCTGCTATTCCTGGTTTCGCATGTTGACCGCGAAGGGCATTTTCTTCGTAACCCGAATGAAGAGCAATGCTGCCTATAAGCTCGTTGATCGCCGCGCCGTAGACCGGAAAACCGGGGTCACGTCCGATCACATCATTGACGTGAGCAGCCGGGGAAAAACCACTCGTCTACGCAGAATCGGCTATCGCGATGCAAAAACCGGCAAACGGTACGAATTTTTGACCAACCATTTCCGCCTGTCCGCCAAGACAATTGCTGATATCTATAAAGAACGCTGGCAAATTGAAATATTCTTCCGCGAAGTCAAACAAAATCTGCATATTAAAAGCTTTGTCGGGCGCTCGGAGAATGCGGTGCACATCCAGATTTATACGGCCCTGACCGTGTATTTACTCCTGGCCTATCAGAAATTCCTGAGCAAGCTTGGGCTGTCGGTGCAACAACTCTTCGAGCTCATTTGCTTGAATCTGTTCGGCAAGGATTCTCTGGAAGAACTTCTGAATCCGCGAAGACGAAAAACTATAAACACCTATAGTTATAGCCTGTTAGCTATGGGTGCTTAA
- a CDS encoding IS4 family transposase, with protein MPHKEILDLSHHTTLFSQLLSLIPGHVFEKLERKHKTGRSSRQFGFKEQFTVMAFIQLAARRSLRDGLRALEAAKRRLYHLGLKSVARSTVADANNSRPVEFFKDLFAEMYGLCHLRAPRHKFRFKCKLYSMDATTISLCLSIFPWASFRRNKAGVKVNTVLDHDGYIPAFLDINNAKTHESRMAKSLSLPKGSIVTFDKGYICYSWFRMLTAKGIFFVTRLKSNAAYKLVDRRAVDRKTGVTSDHIIDVSSRGKTTRLRRIGYRDAKTGKRYEFLTNHFRLSAKPIADIYKERWQIEIFFREVKQNLHIKSFVGRSENAVHIQIYTALTVYLLLAYQKFLSKLGLSVQQLFELICLNLFGKDSLEELLNPRRRKTINTYSYSLLAMGA; from the coding sequence TTGCCACACAAGGAGATTTTGGACTTGAGCCATCATACTACACTCTTCTCTCAACTGCTATCCCTGATACCGGGACATGTTTTTGAAAAACTCGAACGCAAGCACAAAACTGGCCGCTCTTCACGCCAATTTGGATTCAAGGAGCAATTCACCGTCATGGCCTTTATCCAACTCGCTGCAAGGCGCTCTTTACGCGATGGGCTTCGCGCCTTGGAGGCGGCCAAGAGACGGCTGTATCACCTCGGCTTGAAATCAGTAGCGCGTTCCACGGTTGCCGATGCCAACAATTCAAGGCCTGTGGAATTTTTCAAAGACCTGTTCGCTGAAATGTATGGCCTGTGCCATCTTCGTGCGCCTCGTCACAAATTCCGCTTCAAGTGCAAGCTGTACAGCATGGACGCCACCACCATCAGCCTATGCCTGTCCATCTTTCCCTGGGCGTCGTTCCGGCGGAACAAGGCTGGCGTGAAAGTAAATACCGTGCTTGACCACGATGGCTACATTCCCGCTTTTCTCGATATCAACAATGCCAAAACCCACGAAAGCCGCATGGCCAAAAGTCTTTCATTGCCAAAGGGTTCCATCGTCACCTTCGATAAAGGCTATATCTGCTATTCCTGGTTTCGCATGTTGACCGCGAAGGGCATTTTCTTCGTAACCCGACTGAAGAGCAATGCTGCCTATAAGCTCGTTGATCGCCGCGCCGTAGACCGGAAAACCGGGGTCACGTCCGATCACATCATTGACGTGAGCAGCCGGGGAAAAACCACTCGTCTACGCAGAATCGGCTATCGCGATGCGAAAACCGGCAAACGGTACGAATTTTTGACCAACCATTTCCGCCTGTCCGCCAAGCCAATTGCTGATATCTATAAAGAACGCTGGCAAATTGAAATATTCTTCCGCGAAGTCAAACAAAATCTGCATATTAAAAGCTTTGTCGGGCGCTCGGAGAATGCGGTGCACATCCAGATTTATACGGCCCTGACCGTGTATTTACTCCTGGCCTATCAGAAATTCCTGAGCAAGCTTGGGCTGTCGGTGCAACAACTCTTCGAGCTCATTTGCTTGAATCTGTTCGGCAAGGATTCTCTGGAAGAACTTCTGAATCCACGAAGACGAAAAACTATAAACACCTATAGTTATAGCCTGTTAGCTATGGGTGCTTAA
- a CDS encoding GntR family transcriptional regulator — protein MARIVKHSLGQEATVLLRQMLLDGRFVVGERLVEDRIASELGISRTPLREALHRLAQEGLLEKRRAGGYALRPLNTTEVEDAINIRSMLEAYAASLAASRSTQAQRDSLSANLQQFRAANAAGDIPQLVALNSEFHSILRTAAHSPLLLQLLAELDGVVERLLRPIISAEEADWSDKDHLDILQRIEERDALAAAEAMRAHVRHGKDKILAELNNN, from the coding sequence ATGGCACGCATTGTCAAACATTCGCTGGGGCAGGAAGCCACGGTGCTGTTGCGTCAGATGTTGCTTGACGGTCGCTTTGTTGTGGGAGAGCGGCTGGTGGAGGATCGCATTGCCAGCGAACTCGGCATCAGCCGCACGCCGTTGCGGGAGGCCCTGCACCGTCTGGCGCAGGAGGGCCTGCTGGAAAAACGGCGAGCCGGGGGCTATGCCCTGCGGCCATTGAACACCACGGAAGTGGAAGACGCCATCAATATCCGCAGTATGCTGGAAGCCTACGCCGCCAGTCTGGCCGCAAGCCGGAGCACACAGGCGCAGAGGGACTCGCTCAGCGCCAATCTGCAACAGTTCCGCGCCGCCAATGCGGCGGGAGACATTCCGCAACTGGTGGCCCTGAACAGCGAATTTCACAGCATCTTGCGCACGGCGGCGCATTCGCCCCTGCTGCTGCAACTGCTGGCGGAACTGGACGGCGTTGTGGAGCGCCTGTTGCGCCCCATCATCTCTGCGGAAGAGGCCGACTGGTCGGACAAGGATCATCTGGATATCTTGCAGCGCATTGAAGAAAGGGACGCTCTCGCCGCCGCCGAGGCCATGCGCGCCCATGTACGGCATGGTAAAGACAAGATTCTGGCAGAATTGAACAACAACTGA